From a single Thermothielavioides terrestris NRRL 8126 chromosome 1, complete sequence genomic region:
- a CDS encoding uncharacterized protein (Contains conserved domain YTH[pfam04146], YT521-B-like family), whose amino-acid sequence MASPSPSTKIGLDARAAELKQKLLRGRSQNQSPNRIQPLQSPSQPSSDAADAAGANVSATAATAATAAPPVASTPSAVSSQRNPSLLSRPSTESGTATSFVPHEVPRLPAPTSVPANAQDIAALISSISSAAACEIPGLNINGSSSSSDMQKPPAQQAAPVEGQPSHSLPPKPPPKVTIPMPKMASVTAQSKLAHQPKSENMASDKIPPKETDRTKNASPEEGEITSMTSPATTASLPNCRQSTTARDEIVPAPTKPPAPDLPRRESGTKSQETASNAPTQRLDTAAVPKAASNSNADANANGRLLAVSGKEAGQKLSNGPSESALSQDTFTRLLAQVPDLKDWLDMTDYYNVEARARKLDRFRRAKALAAEKLRIEEEERKLMEEEELEMGLHRSTVARLSSAVSSAPASSQTTPRPSLLTPITPKPTADTRDAPQVHPVKRAHEEESTEARQEKMPRLESLPFRSGESNSKSRDGQGRDERPDVSRPSGFDKTDTRPRADSRDPSPHRRPYPPSPRRYDYRRSPPPRPREYSPHRQTRRNYEDYGGYDDRPRRYSQYKSDRTTYPIRVDLGQKGDTRFFIVKSFNEENVRSCMEDSLWTTQVQNGPTFSEAFAKCKNVILFFSVNKSRAFQGYARMASAPSPDTPSPRWLRGLHLDTSDPFRVQWLSKKSVSFYRIGHLKNSYNESLPVLVGKDGQEIEPECGAALLKEMEAAALEEIEAAAAAAGGHPPRRESGGYHAGPAYSGYHGYRSKRFIDREPSVERR is encoded by the exons ATGGCAAGCCCATCTCCCTCAACCAAGATCGGCCTGGACGCCCGTGCAGCTGAGCTCAAGCAAAAGCTGCTAAGGGGCCGCAGCCAGAACCAGAGCCCAAACCGGATCCAGCCCCTCCAGAGCCCCAGCCAGCCGTCAAGCGACGCTGCTGATGCGGCGGGCGCCAATGTCTCTGCTACTGCTGCGactgctgctactgctgctcctcctgtTGCCTCCACTCCATCGGCGGTGTCCTCCCAGCGGAACCCTTCTCTACTGAGCCGTCCGTCAACGGAGAGTGGCACGGCCACCAGCTTCGTACCCCATGAAGTGCCCCGGCTGCCGGCACCGACTTCAGTTCCCGCTAATGCGCAAGACATCGCAGCCTTGATTTCGTCCATCtcctctgctgctgcctgcgAGATCCCTGGCCTGAACATCAATGGTTCGAGCTCAAGCAGTGATATGCAGAAACCGCCGGCGCAACAAGCTGCTCCCGTGGAGGGGCAGCCCTCACACTCACTTCCTCCCAAACCACCCCCCAAGGTGACCATCCCGATGCCGAAAATGGCGTCTGTTACCGCTCAGAGCAAACTGGCCCATCAGCCCAAGAGCGAGAACATGGCATCCGACAAGATTCCCCCCAAAGAAACAGACCGCACAAAAAATGCATCTCCCGAGGAAGGAGAGATCACAAGCATGACAAGCCCAGCTACAACTGCGTCGCTTCCCAACTGTCGCCAATCCACAACCGCTCGAGACGAGATCGTTCCGGCCCCTACAAAGCCGCCTGCTCCCGACTTGCCCCGTCGTGAAAGCGGGACCAAATCTCAAGAAACGGCTTCTAACGCGCCTACTCAGCGTCTTGATACGGCTGCTGTTCCGAAAGCAGCTAGTAACAGCAACGCCGACGCCAACGCCAACGGCCGCCTGCTTGCCGTTAGCGGCAAGGAAGCGGGCCAAAAGTTATCTAACGGGCCGTCTGAATCCGCCTTGTCTCAGGACACTTTCACTCGGCTGCTAGCCCAGGTTCCTGACCTTAAAGACTGGCTTGACATGACTGACTACTACAATGTGGAGGCCCGCGCAAGAAAACTCGACCGCTTCCGGAGAGCAAAGGCGCTTGCGGCAGAAAAGCTAAGAatcgaggaggaagagaggAAGCTTATGGAGGAAGAAGAGCTGGAGATGGGGCTGCACCGGTCAACCGTTGCCCGGCTTAGTAGCGCGGTATCTAGCGCACCTGCGAGCTCGCAGACGACTCCTCGTCCCAGCCTATTGACCCCCATCACGCCGAAGCCCACGGCCGACACTCGGGACGCTCCGCAGGTCCATCCTGTCAAGAGAGCGCACGAGGAAGAGAGCACCGAGGCTCGCCAGGAGAAGATGCCGCGGCTTGAATCGCTGCCCTTCCGCTCCGGGGAGTCTAACAGCAAATCGCGGGACGGCCAAGGCCGTGATGAACGCCCCGACGTCTCTCGCCCCTCTGGGTTTGACAAGACTGATACACGGCCACGGGCCGATAGCCGAGACCCATCACCGCACCGACGGCCGTATCCGCCGTCACCTCGCCGATATGACTACCGTCGGAGTCCGCCCCCACGGCCACGAGAGTACTCACCTCACCGGCAAACTCGTCGGAATTACGAAGACTATGGCGGCTACGACGACCGTCCGCGCAGGTACAGCCAGTACAAGAGCGATAGAACGACGTACCCAATCCGCGTCGACCTGGGTCAGAAGGGCG ACACCCGCTTCTTCATCGTAAAGTCCTTCAACGAGGAGAACGTCCGAAGTTGCATGGAAGAC TCACTCTGGACTACTCAAGTTCAGAATGGTCCGACCTTTTCCGAGGCCTTCGCCAAGTGCAAGAACGTAATCCTGTTCTTCTCTGTAAATAAGAGCAGAGCCTTTCAAGGATAT GCGCGCATGGCGTCCGCGCCCTCCCCCGACACCCCCAGCCCCAGATGGCTGCGCGGCCTCCACTTGGACACCAGCGATCCGTTCCGCGTGCAGTGGCTCAGCAAAAAGTCGGTCAGCTTCTACCGCATCGGCCACCTCAAGAACTCATACAACGAGAGCTTGCCGGTGCTCGTCGGCAAGGACGGCCAGGAGATCGAGCCCGAatgcggcgccgcgctgctcaaggagatggaggcggcggccctggaggagatcgaggctgctgctgccgccgccggcggccatcCGCCCCGCCGGGAGAGCGGCGGCTACCACGCTGGCCCGGCGTACTCGGGCTACCACGGCTATCGCAGCAAACGGTTCATCGACAGGGAGCCATCGGTTGAGCGGAGATAG